Proteins from one Panicum virgatum strain AP13 chromosome 7K, P.virgatum_v5, whole genome shotgun sequence genomic window:
- the LOC120639757 gene encoding ATG8-interacting protein 1-like, translated as MADNEKEVREGSTPRGADWEVVTLTASAYEAAPGPAGTEPKPVNEERSSSNTLLMSDHFVFPPSEHENLPIQTSFDEIQPEKDVQEASTSVEDYSIKNDAGSERVQFYDEGRNLSVDAEMRDDVPGYGSSHAEDDGHGFVAHDDDNEAGDGSDEKLGQPSKPAERKSHDAGASCKCWLKKHMTCLYHQAKETNAIWSVVVAAALVGIVILGRWHKDKLHFDHLKWRSSSAVRG; from the exons ATGGCTGATAACGAAAAAGAGGTGCGAGAGGGAAGCACCCCGCGTGGGGCAGACTGGGAAGTGGTGACTCTCACAGCATCTGCCTATGAAGCAGCGCCCGGGCCTGCTGGAACGGAACCAAAGCCTGTCAATGAAGAGCGCAGTTCATCCAACACATTGCTCATGTCTGATCACTTTGTGTTTCCGCCCAGTGAGCACGAGAACCTGCCAATACAGACCAGTTTTGATGAGATACAGCCTGAGAAAGATGTGCAGGAAGCTAGTACCAGTGTGGAAGATTATAGTATCAAGAACGATGCTGGGTCTGAGAGAGTTCAGTTCTATGATGAAGGGAGAAACCTCTCTGTTGATGCAGAGATGAGAGATGATGTTCCTGGGTATGGTTCATCTCACGCTGAAGATGATGGGCATGGCTTTGTTGCTCATGATGATGACAATGAGGCTGGTGATGGTTCTGATGAAAAATTGGGCCAGCCTTCAAAGCCTGCAGAAAGGAAGAGCCATGATGCTGGTGCTTCATGTAAATGCTGGTTGAAGAAGCACATGACATGCCTGTATCACCAAGCGAAGGAAACAAATGCTATCTGGTCTGTGGTGGTTGCAGCTGCCCTGGTTGGGATTGTGATTTTGGGACGTTGGCACAAAGATAAATTGCACTTTGACCACCTTAAGTGGCGCTCTAGCTCAGCAGTGAG AGGATGA
- the LOC120639756 gene encoding protein YIF1B-B-like: MYNNYGNPPGMQMPQQNSQPGQFNNPLYGASSGLIRSGLGVYGEKFLDSSSEFMQSNINRYFSNPQYYFHVNDQYVRNKLKVILFPFFHRGHWTRISEPVGGRLSYKPPIYDINAPDLYIPFMAFGSFIILAGFTLGFMGKFTPEAINLQFSRALIGWAFQLVILKGLLYSMGGGEVPLLDLVAYGGYLFAGLSLAVVARLIWAYSYYIMMPWMSLCMGVFLVRTMKRVLFTEMRSSERHSSRQHYFLLFMAIAQFPLFFWLGSIGA; the protein is encoded by the exons ATGTATAATAACTATGGGAACCCTCCTGGGATGCAGATGCCACAGCAAAATTCTCAGCCTGGCCAGTTTAACAATCCATTATATGGTGCAAGCTCAGGTCTAATTAGATCTGGGCTAGGAGTATATGGGGAGAAGTTCTTGGATTCTAGTTCAGAATTCATGCAAAGCAAT ATCAATAGATACTTCTCCAACCCGCAGTATTACTTCCATGTGAATGATCAATATGTCAGGAACAAGTTGAAAGTTATATTGTTTCCATTCTTTCACAGG GGGCACTGGACTCGTATAAGTGAACCTGTTGGTGGGCGTTTGTCCTACAAACCTCCAATCTATGATATAAATGCACCAGATCTGTACATCCCTTTCATGGCATTTGGAAGCTTCATCATTCTTGCTGGTTTTACATTAGGTTTCATGGGAAA GTTCACTCCAGAAGCTATAAATCTACAGTTTTCCAGGGCACTCATTGGATGGGCCTTCCAGCTCGTGATACTGAAAGGTTTGCTCTACTCAATGGGTGGTGGTGAGGTGCCACTTCTCGACTTGGTAGCATATGGTGGCTACTTATTTGCCGGGCTATCCCTTGCTGTTGTTGCAAGGCTCATATGGGCATACTCATATTACATCATGATGCCATGGATGAGCCTGTGCATGGGAGTGTTCCTGGTGAGGACAATGAAGAGGGTGCTTTTTACAGAGATGAGAAGCAGTGAGAGGCACTCATCGCGACAGCATTACTTCCTTCTCTTCATGGCAATAGCACAGTTTCCCCTGTTCTTCTGGCTTGGCAGCATAGGTGCATGA